The DNA sequence CATGTCGCACAGCGCGGAAGACACTTCATTATGCCCATTCTGCCGTCACTTGAGACTCCCACGCTTGTTTATCTGTCTACACTTAGAATTTAAGCAAACTGTGGAAATCATGGTGTCTCTTTCTAAATTCTTCAAATCTAGCGCTAATTGTTGCCTTTGTCGGTTACTTGTGCACACTACGAACACATATGGAGAGCTAGCCGGGCTGGAGGCGGGTTGCTTGCATTCCTTGAAGTTGAACATTGTCCTGCGATGTGACTATTTTGGGTACAAATTATATGGCACGGATTGGTGGTACACGGCTACTATGGCCATAGGCAGTCATCCCGAGAGCGAAAGACGTGGTTTCCATACTGGGAGGACCAAGGATATTACAGAGCCCAACACACTTCCAACTATGGACGGATACGTGAATTGGAAGGAAATTCAGATGTGGATCCACTCAATCAATACAAGGTCGAACAGAGAGCTCTTTCAGCGACCGCAGAGGATGAAGGTGGTTGATGTCCTCCGAAACCGTCTCATCGAAGCGCCCGCAGACTGTGAGTATGTGGCACTCAGTTATGTCTATGGCAAAAACCAAAGGATAACACTACCGTCCTTACCCTATTTCCAGCGAGAGGATCTTCCTCTCACAATCCAAGATGCTTTTTCATGCCTGCAACCAAATGGGAATGCAATATCTTTGGGTTGATCCGCTTTGCATCAACCAGAGCGATGAAACTGAAAAGATGAACCAGATAAACCAAATGGATCGTATTTACGCATGCGCTCTTTGCACATTAGTTGCATTGGCAGGCAAAGATTCAAACTATGGCTTACCGGGAGTAACTAGGCCTCGCTCCTGGGCTCATGAGACCGTGCAGATAGGTGATCTCACTCTAGCTACCCGAGCACCAAGTCTGGCAACGTGTATAGACTGCAGCACGTGGTCTACGAGAGGATGGACCCTTCAAGAAGCAATGCTTTCCCCACGGCTTCTCTACTTTACTGAGTATGGCACTTACCAGGAGTATCCAGATCCAGGAGTGAAGTTCGAGTCCAACGCACTCTGCGAGCCTGTTACAACATATAACTTTCCAACAGTAGACAAGCATTGGAGTGTAGTGGAACAGTACACGACCCGACATTTAACATTTCCATCCGACGCTCTGTGTGCCATCTCTGCAGTCTTACGCGCGATGCATGGAGATGAAGGCGTTTATTATGGGTTACCAATTTCCCAGATGGACCAAGCTGTTGTCTGGGTGCCCACAGGCAACGGTTCGAATACCAAGAGAGACAGATTTCCTTCTGGGTCATGGGTGTCTCATGACGGGAACATAATGCATCCGCATGTGTTAGCTGGACTCGCAATCTGGATGACTCCCAAGCATGGATCAAAAAGTGGGCTTAGCATCTGTAAGCCTGAGGCTCGGATAGGGAGGTCCAGTTTTGGTACACGCAATGCAATTGATATAGCAGCAGCCTGGCTGGAAGGCTGCATCTCAAGCCAATTCCCAATTGACCCGTGGTTCAATAGTGAGACAGTCTATGCTCTGGATGCTAGGTGGCCGACGTATGAGGCGTTCTGGGTGGATGCCTTTGGTGGATTCGCAAATGATAACATCAACCTTATAGAACACTGCGAGCTGGCTCCCGGCCACATCCTTGTCTATGGCCAGGTCGCACAGTTTACATTGGACACCTGCAAGTTTGGTAAAAGGCGCGACATGTTCATCATCCGGTCCAGAGCTGGAATACCATCTGGTGCCATTTGGATATCCGCATATAACGAAACCGCGCCTATGAACACCACTAGAGAATTTATTGCATTATCAATAGGAGACGGGGCAATTTTGGGTCCTGCCTTAGACTTGGCATTTGAGAAGAGATTTACAGAGAACCCCGACCTGGCCGATTTTGAGTTACAATACCTGTACGGGAATGCAGAAATCCTTCCTGTTTTGAATGCAATGATGGTTGAAAGAAACCCAGAGTCTAATATCGCCCGCCGCCTTGGGATAGGGACGATATTTCTCAAGGAATGGGCCGATGCAGATCGAGAGTTCAAAACCCTTGTTCTTGAATGAAACGCAGcgttcttctccttgaactctgtttcttttctctgtttttGTCACACAGAGCTACGTGTTTTCAGCGTAAGCCTTACATACTGGATTACTCATTTGCCCAATTACTGAGTAGCTTCACTAATTGGTTTATCAATGGTTGAGAGCCGGAGTCTATCCAACTAGTAACTGGCGCCGACTTGGGCTTCCGTATTTAACAGGGCAAGCACCCAGTTCATAACTGCAGTAAGTTACAGCTATAACAACGAGACGCTTTCATGGTGTATAACCTTCTGCAATCATTAAACTgatacatacgaccatagggtgtggagaacagggcttcccgtccgctcagccgtacttaagccacacgccgggaggttagtagttgggtgggtgaccaccagcgaatccctcctgttgtatgtttttttgttcttctttatcCACATAAATAGATCTTTTTGGAATGTTGGTCCAGCTCGGTTGGTGCACTTAGAGGGGTTATCCCTTTTGAGTGGTACCTTGGGGCTGCATTAAGATGCAAGACTGCGGCGTTACTTATTGAAATGATCTCTAGGATAGAGGGCTACCAAATCTTATACCCAGTATACCCTCTACCATATATTTCATATTAATGGAATAAATCCGAGTACATATACCGGGATTTACCGGGGGTAtttatatcaatatatcCCTAATTGCCGCCAAAATTGCATTCAACCCAAATTACTTCTACTAAATGTATTCACCACCGAATGTAAACAACCATCACAAATTGACAGGGGTGCGAATGGACAACGACGAATCGGGACCATTGATAAAGTCCCCCCCATCGTATATGCGGGGTCCGAACCCTACCACCGCGGATTTCCATCTCATATCTTGAAACGGTTGGCTCTCGGGAAGTCGAAGAACACAGCGTCGGACACGTGCTCACTTGGCATGTCGATCTTTAGGACGCCTTAAAcgttatatatatccctcgCTGTTTTTCAGGAATGTGAAAGTGTTAGCACGAACTAGATTGGCAGCAGACAATATAATGGAATTTAGAAGTGGAGAGTCGGCGAACCCTAGAAAAAGGCCACATCGTGCTGACGATGAGAATGTTGAAGATAGTGGGACGGCCACGGCTGCGGAAGGCTTCTTTGAAGCGCTTTGTATGTAAATCTGCGATGGTTGAGGTAATGGAGCTAATAGCTTTCGAAGCGGAGGCTGGCGTTACCAATTGTTTTGTCAATCTGTAAGTATTCCGGTATGTATGTTCATTATGCGTGTCTAACACACAACAGAGGAAGCGATCATCCGGCCATGTTGGAAGCGATGATCAAGGCAAAGCAAGGTGCGACGTATTTGGTACTCTTAATGAACAAAAGACTT is a window from the Aspergillus oryzae RIB40 DNA, chromosome 6 genome containing:
- a CDS encoding HET domain-containing protein (predicted protein) translates to MLFHACNQMGMQYLWVDPLCINQSDETEKMNQINQMDRIYACALCTLVALAGKDSNYGLPGVTRPRSWAHETVQIGDLTLATRAPSLATCIDCSTWSTRGWTLQEAMLSPRLLYFTEYGTYQEYPDPGVKFESNALCEPVTTYNFPTVDKHWSVVEQYTTRHLTFPSDALCAISAVLRAMHGDEGVYYGLPISQMDQAVVWVPTGNGSNTKRDRFPSGSWVSHDGNIMHPHVLAGLAIWMTPKHGSKSGLSICKPEARIGRSSFGTRNAIDIAAAWLEGCISSQFPIDPWFNSETVYALDARWPTYEAFWVDAFGGFANDNINLIEHCELAPGHILVYGQVAQFTLDTCKFGKRRDMFIIRSRAGIPSGAIWISAYNETAPMNTTREFIALSIGDGAILGPALDLAFEKRFTENPDLADFELQYLYGNAEILPVLNAMMVERNPESNIARRLGIGTIFLKEWADADREFKTLVLE